The Piliocolobus tephrosceles isolate RC106 chromosome 2, ASM277652v3, whole genome shotgun sequence genome window below encodes:
- the ABCF3 gene encoding ATP-binding cassette sub-family F member 3, translating into MATCAEILRSEFPEIDGQVFDYVTGVLHSGSADFESVDDLVEAVGELLQEVSGDSKDDAGIRAVCQRMYNTLRLAEPQSQGNSQVLLDSPIQLSKITENYDCGTKLPGLLKREQSSTVNAKKLEKAEARLKAKQEKRSEKDTLKTSSPLVLEEASASQAGSRKESRLESSGKNKSYDVRIENFDVSFGDRVLLAGADVNLAWGRRYGLVGRNGLGKTTLLKMLATRSLRVPAHISLLHVEQEVAGDDTPALQSVLESDSVREDLLRRERELSAQIAAGRAEGSEAAELAEIYAKLEEIEADKAPARASVILAGLGFTPIMQQQPTREFSGGWRMRLALARALFARPDLLLLDEPTNMLDVRAILWLENYLQTWPSTILVVSHDRNFLNAIATDIIHLHSQRLDGYRGDFETFIKSKQERLLNQQREYEAQQQYRQHIQVFIDRFRYNANRASQVQSKLKMLEKLPELKPVDKESEVVMKFPDGFEKFSPPILQLDEVDFYYDPKHVIFSRLSVSADLESRICVVGENGAGKSTMLKLLMGDLAPVRGIRHAHRNLKIGYFSQHHVEQLDLNVSAVELLARKFPGRPEEEYRHQLGRYGISGELAMRPVASLSGGQKSRVAFAQMTMPCPNFYILDEPTNHLDMETIEALGRALSSFRGGVILVSHNERFIRLVCRELWVCEGGGVTRVEGGFDQYRALLQEQFRREGFL; encoded by the exons ATGGCGACGTGCGCCGAAATCTTGCGGAGCGAGTTCCCCGAAATTGACGGACAAGTCTTCGACTACGTGACGG GCGTCTTGCACAGCGGCAGCGCGGACTTCGAGTCTGTGGATGACCTGGTGGAAGCTGTGGGGGAACTATTGCAAGAGGTGTCCGGGGACAGCAAGGATGACGCGGGCATCAGGGCCGTGTGCCAGCGCATGTACAACACTCTGCGCCT GGCTGAGCCACAGAGCCAGGGAAATAGCCAGGTGCTACTGGACTCTCCCATCCAGTTGTCAAAGATAACAGAGAACTACG ACTGTGGAACCAAACTTCCAGGACTGCTAAAGAGGGAACAGTCCTCG ACAGTGAATGCAAAGAAGTTGGAGAAGGCCGAGGCCCGACTTAAGGCAAAGCAGGAGAAGCGCTCAGAGAAGGACACGCTCAAGACCAGCAGCCCTCT AGTCTTAGAAGAGGCATCAGCCAGCCAGGCAGGCAGCAGAAAGGAGAGTCGGTTGGAATCATCTGGCAAGAACAAATCCTATGATGTGCGAATTGAGAACTTTGATGTGTCTTTTGGCGATAG AGTATTGCTGGCTGGAGCAGATGTGAACCTGGCATGGGGCCGCCGTTATGGGCTGGTGGGACGGAATGGGTTGGGGAAGACAACGTTACTGAAGATGCTAGCCACCCGGAGTCTGCGGGTGCCAGCGCACATTTCCCTGCTGCACGTTGAGCAAGAGGTTGCTGGAGATGACACTCCTGCCCTGCAGAGTGTGCTGGAGAGTGACAGTGTGCGAGAGGATTTGCTACGGCGGGAGCGGGAGCTCAGTGCCCAGATTGCTGCTGGCAG GGCAGAGGGCTCTGAAGCTGCAGAGTTGGCAGAAATCTATGCCAAACTGGAGGAGATTGAGGCTGACAAGGCACCTGCTAG GGCGTCAGTCATTCTCGCTGGGCTTGGCTTTACCCCTATAATGCAGCAGCAGCCCACCCG GGAGTTCTCAGGTGGCTGGAGGATGAGGCTGGCCCTGGCCCGGGCCCTATTTGCTAG GCCAGATCTTCTGCTGTTAGATG AACCTACAAACATGCTGGATGTCAGGGCCATACTGTGGCTGGAGAATTACCTGCAG ACGTGGCCCTCCACAATCCTAGTCGTCTCCCACGACCGCAACTTCTTGAATGCCATCGCCACAGACATCATCCACCTGCACAGCCAGCGGCTAGATGGTTACCGGGGAGACTTTGAGACCTTCATCAAGAGTAAGCAGGAGCGGCTGCTCAACCAGCAGCGTGAATACGAGGCACAGCAGCAGTATCGCCAGCACATCCAG GTTTTCATTGACCGGTTTCGCTACAATGCCAACAGGGCCTCTCAAGTGCAGAGTAAACTCAAGATGCTGGAGAAGCT GCCTGAGCTGAAGCCTGTGGACAAGGAATCAGAGGTCGTAATGAA ATTCCCTGATGGGTTTGAGAAGTTCTCGCCACCAATTCTGCAGCTAGATGAGGTGGATTTCTACTATGATCCGAAGCACGTCATCTTCAGTCGCCTCTCCGTGTCTGCTGATCTCGAGTCTCGCATCTGTGTG GTTGGAGAGAATGGGGCCGGGAAGTCTACTATGCTGAAGCTGCTTATGGGGGACCTGGCACCTGTTCGGGGCATCAGACATGCTCACAG GAATCTGAAGATTGGCTATTTCAGCCAGCACCACGTGGAGCAGTTGGACCTAAATGTCAGTGCTGTGGAACTGCTGGCACGCAAGTTTCCTG GGCGGCCTGAGGAGGAGTACCGTCACCAGCTGGGTCGGTATGGCATCTCCGGAGAACTGGCTATGCGCCCTGTTGCCAGCTTGTCTGGGGGCCAGAAGAGCCGAGTGGCCTTTGCTCAGATGACTATGCCCTG CCCCAACTTCTACATTCTGGATGAACCCACAAACCACCTGGACATGGAGACCATCGAGGCTCTGGGCCGTGCCCTCAGCAGTTTCAGG GGTGGCGTGATTCTGGTGTCCCACAATGAACGCTTTATCAGGCTGGTGTGCCGGGAGTTATGGGTGTGCGAAGGAGGTGGCGTCACCCGCGTGGAAGGAGGATTTGACCAGTACCGCGCCCTCCTCCAGGAACAGTTCCGCCGTGAAGGCTTCCTTTAG